Below is a genomic region from Sulfitobacter sp. OXR-159.
GGCGGCGCTGGCCCAGCAGGCCGACCCAATGCATCGCCAGAAAGGTGCCGTGGAAACCCACGAAAATCAGCGCGAACGCCAGTTCGCCAAGCCGGAACAGCCGCTTGCGCCCGCTCACCAGCGGCAGCCAGTAGTAGATCCCCGCCAGCATCGGAAAGACGAAACCGCCGAACAGCACATAGTGCAGATGCGCGGTGATAAAGGCCGTGTCGTGGGCCTGCCAGTCGAAAGGCACCACGGCCACCATCACGCCGGTCAGCCCGCCGATGATAAAGGTGACAAAGAACCCGAGGATGTGCAGCATCGGCATGTGCAACTCGGGCCGCCCCTTCCACATGGTGCCGATCCAGGCAAAGACCTGCACCCCCGTCGGCACCGCCACCAGCGTCGAGGCGGCCGAGAAGAACGCCAGTCCCATATGCGGAATGCCGGTGGTGAACATATGGTGCACCCAAAGCCCGAAGCTGAGGAACGCCAGCGCCAAAGCGCTCGCGACGATCCAGCCGTAGCCCAGCAGCGTCGTGCGCGCCATCACCGGGATCACGGTCGAGATCACCCCGGCGGCGGGCAAGAAAATGATATAGACCTCCGGGTGGCCGAACAGCCAGAACAGGTGCTGCCAAAGCAGGCTGTCGCCGCCCAGATCGGCTTGGAAGAACGGCAGGCCGAAGGCGCGCTCAACCTCAAGCAGCACCGAGCCGAGGATCAGCGGCGGAAATCCGGTAAGGATCATCAGCGAAGTGACCAGCGCGTACCAAGCAAAGATCGGCATCTTGTCGAGCGACATGCCGGGGGCGCGGTATTTCAGGATCGAGACTGTGAATTCGACGGCGGCGCAGATCGCAGAGATCTCGACGAAGGTGATGCCGATCAGCCAGAAATCGGTGTTGATGCCGGGCGAATGCAGCGGCCCGGTCAGCGGCGGATACATGAACCAGCCACCATCCGGCGCGATGCCGAAGAACAGCGCCACCAGCAACATCGCGCCGCCGAAGGCATAGCACCAGTAGCCGTAAGCGGTGAGCCGCGGAAAGGCGAGGTCGCGGGTGCCGAGCATCTTGGGCAGCAGATAGATCGCCAGCCCCTCGAAGGTGGGAATGGCGAAGAGGAACATCATGATCGTGCCATGCATGGTGAAGAACTGCGCAAAGGCACCGGCATCCACAAAAGCGGAATCAGGTGTCGCCAGTTGCGCGCGGATCAGCATCGCCAGCACGCCGCCGACGAGGAAGAAGAAGAAGGCAGTGACAAGAAACATCCGCCCGAGGTCGGAATGGTTTACGCTGCTGGTCCAGCCCTTCCAGCCCGGCTCGGAGGCCCAGATCGCATCCAGCTTGCGGTGACGGCGCAGCGCGTTCATGGCGTCTCCTTCGCGGTAAAGGCGGCCCAGCCCGCCGGGTCATGGGCCTCAACCGAGAAGGTATGGCGGCTGTAGCCCTCGCCGTTGTACTCGGCGGTCAGGCCCTTGTAGGTGCCGGGGGCATCGGCCTCGATCCGCAGCACGTTGACATGGCCGGGAATGGCGTCCAGCTTTCCAGCCAGACGCGGCACCCAAAAGCTGTGCACCACATCCCGGCTGGTGATCGCCACATCGACGGGCCGCCCGGCGGGGATGTGCAGCAGGTTCTCGGTGACATGGCCGGGGCGGTCGTCATAGGAAAAGCGCCAAGCCCATTGCCGGGCCTCGGCCTCGACCCGCACCACATCCGCCGCGGCGCGGGGCATCAGCCGCTCGCCGGTGACCAGACCATAGGCCAGCAAGGCCGCAAGGACCGCGATGGAAAAACACAGGCCCAGACCGATGATCCAGACCTTTTCATCCCGCGTGGCATTCTCCGCCTGCCGGGGTGTCCTGAAGGCGCCGATCACCAGCGCCGCCACCAGCGCGAGGATCAGACCCGCGCCGATGAACATCACCCACCAGAGCGTCGCGATGGCGCGCGCCGCCGGGCCCGCCGGATCGACCACCGACAGATCGCCGCTGCAACCAATCAGCACACCGCACGTTGTCCCTGCAATCACCCCCCGAAGGAGCCTGCCCCGATGAGCGAGCAAAGCAATGAGACGGGCGAGGACCGGTTGATCGACCCGATCGCCTCTCAGCCCGGCTATGAAGAGACCGAGACCCGCATCGCGCTTGAGGGCCACCCGATCCATGCCATGAGCGTGGCCTTTCCCATCGCGCTGTCCTTCTGCCTGCTGGGGGCCGATCTGCTCTATTGGTGGACCGGCGATGCCTTTTGGGCGCGGGCGGCTCTCTGGGCGGCGGGGACGGCGTTCTTCTTTGGCGTGCTGGCGGGGTTTTCCGGCACCGCCGAGCTTTTGCTGGTGAGCGGCATCCGCTCCCGCGCTGCCGCTTGGACCCATGCGATCATCGCCGTGACCTTGCTGGCGGTCTTGGGCGCGAATTGGGGCCACCGGCTCTATGGCTATGAGGCGGCGGTGCTGCCTTACGGCATCCTCCTGTCGGGGCTGGGCGCGGTGATGGTGGGGTTCACGGGTTGGCATGGGGGCAAATTGGTCTTTGATTATCGTTTGGGCACGTCGAAGGGCAATTGACCGCCCCGCGGTTCAAGCAGCCAGCCGGGCAGGGGGAAGTCCCAGAGGTCGGGCTTGCCTAAAACCAGCATGAGGATCGCGATGACGGGGATGCCGACGGCAGTGATCGGCAGATAGGATCGGGGCAGGCGGTGTTTCTCTGGCTTCTCGGCCACCTGCACCACCAGATGCCCAATCCAAGCATGGGCGGCGGCAAGCGCCGCGACAAACAGCAGCTTGGCATAAAGCCAAGGGACGAAAACCTCGCGAAAGAAGATCAGCCATGTGCCTGCCACCACCGCCACGACGGCAGCGGGGGTGACGAGGATGGCATAGGTCGTATGAGTGGCGCGGCGGATGCGACTGTATTCTGCCGCCGTGCCAGCGGGATCATGGCGCGACAGCATCAAGGGCAGGGCGAGCAGCCCCGCGCACCACAGGATAAGCGCGGCGATATGCACGCCCTTGAAGAGCGTGATGAGAACCGGGAACCAGCCGCTCACGCGCTGCCCGCCCGCAGGGTCGCCCATCCGCGCCGTGCCACGGCCCCGGCGACGACCGCATAGGGCAGTCCCGCAGGCACCCACATCAGGATACCGCCAAGCTGTTGGTCGGCCAGCGGCGAGAAGCCCCAGTCCATGGGGGCAACGGCATGGGCGGCATAAAGCGCTTCGGGTGCGAAGGTCAGGATTGCCCCCAAAAGACCCATCTGCGCAAAACCAGCGATGAGCAGCGTCAGTGCCTCGACAGGTGTGCGGCCGGGGGCAAACACTGTGCGCCAGAACCACAGGGCGGAACCGAGCAGGCTAATCTGCATTAGCCAGTACACCCCCACGTGCGAGAGCGCGAGGTCATAGGCCGCCGGCAGATGCCAGCCCCAAAGCACCCCGGCCGAGACGGCGAAGGCCGCCATCGCACCACCCGCCCGACGCGAGGGCCATGCGCGGGCCAACAGCGGCGCGGCGACGGCGAAGAGCAGCACGTGATGCACCACCCGCGCCGAAAACAGTGCCGAGGAAAGCGCACAGAGGGGCGAGACGAAGGCCAGCACCAGAACGCCCACGGCAGCCAATCCGTGGCAGCTGCGCGCGCGCAAGACAACGAAGAAGAGCAAAGACAGAGCGGCCAGAAGGAGCGGATCGAAGTTCCAGCGAAACCAAAAATCATCCGGCCCCGGTGCCGGTCCACAATAGGTTCGGATCCAAGCATCGCTGAGCAAGGTCTATTTTCCCTTCGGTCGTTCCTTAAGAGGAACGCTGCGCGCGGGCACATCGTTCCAAACGAATTGAGGCGCGGTTGGGTTTCCCCACGGCCCGATCAATTTTCCTTGACCCCCGGTAAAAGCGATCCAGCTTCTACCACAGGGCGCATTACGCCCCGAGGCTACACGCATCACTTGGAGGGGTCACTTGTCTTTTCCGACGCGCCGCAAAATTCTGAAATCCTTGCTGTTCGGCGGCACCGCCATCGCCGCCCCTTCGG
It encodes:
- the ctaD gene encoding cytochrome c oxidase subunit I, producing MNALRRHRKLDAIWASEPGWKGWTSSVNHSDLGRMFLVTAFFFFLVGGVLAMLIRAQLATPDSAFVDAGAFAQFFTMHGTIMMFLFAIPTFEGLAIYLLPKMLGTRDLAFPRLTAYGYWCYAFGGAMLLVALFFGIAPDGGWFMYPPLTGPLHSPGINTDFWLIGITFVEISAICAAVEFTVSILKYRAPGMSLDKMPIFAWYALVTSLMILTGFPPLILGSVLLEVERAFGLPFFQADLGGDSLLWQHLFWLFGHPEVYIIFLPAAGVISTVIPVMARTTLLGYGWIVASALALAFLSFGLWVHHMFTTGIPHMGLAFFSAASTLVAVPTGVQVFAWIGTMWKGRPELHMPMLHILGFFVTFIIGGLTGVMVAVVPFDWQAHDTAFITAHLHYVLFGGFVFPMLAGIYYWLPLVSGRKRLFRLGELAFALIFVGFHGTFLAMHWVGLLGQRRRIETYDAETGWGVINFISSVSSFVMAIGLAMVLVDIIIHSFVAVRGPRNPWRAGTLEWAGMSPPASYNFASLPMVGARAPLYDTPDLANRLAKGEGYLGAPEVARRETLMVDAANGRPEALVIYPGNTRLPILMAAVTGGFFLSILLKLFWFTPLALAGVAALALVWVWQLSARADQGPQEVGHGTTLPLASEGDRSPGWWGSTFLLVANATFFGSLLFGYAFLWTVAPGWPPAQWLAPSWVELAFGIGAALVAALAQHLSARRNRAGTAPMVALAPALLATVATAVAFGALLLRLPPPDGHAYAATLLILGAYGLAHALLVGLMQSFLILQIRRGFTSPQRRAGFAIVALWSDYLAVITVLILLAAHLPGMIA
- a CDS encoding cytochrome c oxidase subunit II: MLIGCSGDLSVVDPAGPAARAIATLWWVMFIGAGLILALVAALVIGAFRTPRQAENATRDEKVWIIGLGLCFSIAVLAALLAYGLVTGERLMPRAAADVVRVEAEARQWAWRFSYDDRPGHVTENLLHIPAGRPVDVAITSRDVVHSFWVPRLAGKLDAIPGHVNVLRIEADAPGTYKGLTAEYNGEGYSRHTFSVEAHDPAGWAAFTAKETP
- a CDS encoding DUF2231 domain-containing protein, with product MSEQSNETGEDRLIDPIASQPGYEETETRIALEGHPIHAMSVAFPIALSFCLLGADLLYWWTGDAFWARAALWAAGTAFFFGVLAGFSGTAELLLVSGIRSRAAAWTHAIIAVTLLAVLGANWGHRLYGYEAAVLPYGILLSGLGAVMVGFTGWHGGKLVFDYRLGTSKGN
- a CDS encoding CopD family protein, with the translated sequence MSGWFPVLITLFKGVHIAALILWCAGLLALPLMLSRHDPAGTAAEYSRIRRATHTTYAILVTPAAVVAVVAGTWLIFFREVFVPWLYAKLLFVAALAAAHAWIGHLVVQVAEKPEKHRLPRSYLPITAVGIPVIAILMLVLGKPDLWDFPLPGWLLEPRGGQLPFDVPKR
- a CDS encoding cytochrome c oxidase assembly protein; translation: MLSDAWIRTYCGPAPGPDDFWFRWNFDPLLLAALSLLFFVVLRARSCHGLAAVGVLVLAFVSPLCALSSALFSARVVHHVLLFAVAAPLLARAWPSRRAGGAMAAFAVSAGVLWGWHLPAAYDLALSHVGVYWLMQISLLGSALWFWRTVFAPGRTPVEALTLLIAGFAQMGLLGAILTFAPEALYAAHAVAPMDWGFSPLADQQLGGILMWVPAGLPYAVVAGAVARRGWATLRAGSA